In one Methylocaldum szegediense genomic region, the following are encoded:
- the murD gene encoding UDP-N-acetylmuramoyl-L-alanine--D-glutamate ligase, translating into MAANAEAHLDAENPLDKLGLDRRTSRVLIFGLGKTGLSVARFLKSQGIEFAVTDTRDWPPGLAEFRETCPDAGVFLGGLHNAAFSAATHLIVSPGVPLDQPKIKEARRRKIPVFGDLDLFACMAKAPVLAITGANGKSTVTTLVGLMAEADGRNVRVGGNLGTPMLDLLDDQADLYVLELSSFQLERSSLLQPAAATVLNISPDHMDRYPDIQAYADAKRRIFRGYGVMVLNRDDPMVAAMAEPDRRCVWFGLKETEVDYGVSVIDGTEWLTCCGEPLMRTDQIGIQGSHNVANALAAVALGEAIGLSRAAMVSALERFDGLAHRMQKVAEIDGVTWINDSKATNVGACMAALSGLHNKAVLIAGGDGKDAEFSVLRPVVAEKVRAAVLMGKDAPRLEQALRDVVPTVCVQNMRQAVQAAKSLAQRGDSVLLAPACASLDQYKDYQERGRVFTEEVMGLLP; encoded by the coding sequence ATGGCGGCAAACGCAGAAGCTCATCTTGATGCCGAAAATCCATTGGACAAACTCGGATTGGACCGGCGCACCTCGCGTGTGCTGATCTTCGGACTGGGCAAGACGGGGCTTTCGGTAGCGCGTTTCCTGAAAAGCCAAGGTATTGAGTTTGCAGTGACCGACACACGCGACTGGCCACCTGGTTTGGCCGAGTTCCGGGAGACCTGTCCCGACGCCGGAGTGTTTTTAGGAGGGCTTCACAATGCGGCGTTTTCGGCCGCTACCCATTTGATCGTCAGTCCTGGCGTGCCGTTGGACCAACCGAAGATTAAGGAGGCGCGACGGCGCAAGATACCGGTATTTGGCGATCTCGATCTTTTCGCCTGTATGGCCAAGGCACCTGTCTTGGCGATCACCGGGGCGAACGGCAAGAGTACCGTAACGACTCTGGTCGGTTTGATGGCCGAGGCCGATGGCAGGAACGTGAGGGTAGGGGGGAATCTCGGTACGCCAATGCTCGATCTTCTAGACGATCAGGCGGACCTTTATGTTTTAGAGCTGTCGAGTTTTCAGCTGGAGCGTTCTTCGCTTCTTCAGCCCGCCGCGGCGACCGTTCTCAACATCAGTCCCGACCATATGGATCGCTATCCGGATATTCAGGCTTACGCCGACGCTAAGCGGCGCATCTTCCGAGGGTATGGCGTGATGGTGCTGAATCGCGATGATCCTATGGTCGCGGCGATGGCAGAACCGGACAGACGTTGCGTATGGTTCGGATTGAAAGAGACTGAAGTCGACTATGGTGTTTCGGTCATCGATGGGACGGAATGGCTCACCTGTTGTGGCGAGCCTCTGATGAGGACCGACCAGATCGGGATTCAAGGTAGCCATAATGTGGCAAACGCTCTTGCGGCCGTTGCATTAGGAGAAGCGATCGGTTTGTCGCGCGCGGCAATGGTCAGTGCGCTCGAGCGCTTCGATGGGTTAGCGCATCGCATGCAGAAGGTGGCGGAAATCGATGGCGTCACATGGATCAACGATTCCAAAGCAACCAATGTGGGTGCCTGCATGGCGGCCTTATCCGGTTTGCACAACAAAGCGGTGCTGATCGCAGGGGGAGACGGGAAGGATGCTGAGTTTTCCGTACTCAGGCCTGTGGTTGCGGAAAAGGTTAGGGCGGCGGTGTTGATGGGCAAAGACGCCCCTCGGTTGGAACAGGCGTTAAGGGACGTGGTTCCTACGGTATGCGTCCAAAACATGCGCCAGGCGGTTCAAGCGGCGAAATCTCTGGCGCAGCGCGGGGATTCCGTACTGCTTGCGCCGGCGTGTGCCAGTCTCGATCAGTATAAGGACTATCAAGAGCGAGGCCGCGTGTTCACTGAAGAAGTCATGGGCCTCTTGCCATGA
- the ftsW gene encoding putative lipid II flippase FtsW — translation MRAKVALRGQGLVLRRGHRRFYVDTLLLITSLGLLLLGFVMVASASLHLGEKIAEDSFYFSRHQLIHIALGLCAGCAVAAIKLEVWQKLSLPLFLFGLALLAVVLIPGIGKTVNGSSRWIDLLGLRVQVSEIFKLIAVIYMASYIHRHLHTVRDSVQGMIRPLALLSVGGVLLLMEPDFGATAVIMATALGMLFLGGARLWQFGVLIGLMIVAGIGLICSAEYRLQRVLSFTNPWEHPLDTGFQLTQALIAFGRGEWTGVGLGSSVQKLFYLPEAHTDFLFSIIGEELGLVGTTTVIVLFMMVVWRALVIGQLAERAEHRFGAFVAYGIGIWFGLQSFINMGVNMGMLPTKGLTLPLMSYGGGSMLVMCAALGLLFRVRSEALEAYAAAPRVRARWAHV, via the coding sequence ATGAGAGCGAAAGTAGCGCTCAGAGGACAAGGTTTAGTTTTGCGGCGAGGCCACCGGCGTTTTTACGTGGACACGCTCTTGCTGATCACGTCATTGGGACTTTTGCTCCTCGGTTTTGTCATGGTCGCCTCGGCCTCGCTGCACCTGGGCGAAAAGATCGCTGAGGACAGCTTCTATTTTTCGAGGCACCAGCTCATCCACATCGCTCTCGGCCTATGCGCTGGTTGTGCCGTTGCCGCGATCAAATTAGAGGTGTGGCAGAAATTGTCGTTACCCCTATTCCTGTTTGGGCTTGCTCTGTTGGCTGTGGTTTTGATACCCGGAATAGGCAAGACCGTCAACGGGAGTTCGCGATGGATCGATTTGCTCGGCCTCCGGGTTCAGGTTTCCGAAATCTTCAAGCTCATCGCCGTGATTTACATGGCGAGCTACATTCACCGTCATCTCCATACAGTGCGCGATTCGGTTCAGGGAATGATCCGCCCCTTGGCTTTGCTGTCCGTAGGCGGGGTGCTCCTGCTGATGGAACCCGATTTTGGTGCGACAGCGGTCATCATGGCGACGGCGCTGGGCATGTTATTTCTGGGCGGCGCGAGACTTTGGCAGTTTGGCGTACTGATCGGCCTGATGATTGTTGCGGGGATCGGATTGATTTGCAGTGCAGAATACCGTCTGCAGCGCGTACTCAGTTTCACTAATCCCTGGGAACACCCGCTCGACACCGGTTTTCAGCTAACCCAGGCACTGATCGCTTTCGGCCGCGGGGAATGGACGGGGGTTGGCCTGGGTTCGAGCGTGCAGAAGCTGTTTTATCTTCCCGAAGCGCATACCGATTTTCTCTTTTCCATCATAGGTGAGGAATTGGGTTTGGTCGGGACGACGACCGTCATCGTACTGTTCATGATGGTTGTTTGGCGTGCGCTCGTGATCGGCCAACTGGCTGAGCGGGCCGAGCATCGGTTCGGCGCATTCGTTGCTTACGGAATAGGCATTTGGTTCGGCTTGCAGTCTTTTATCAATATGGGAGTGAATATGGGCATGTTGCCCACGAAAGGACTGACCTTGCCGCTGATGAGTTACGGCGGTGGAAGCATGTTGGTGATGTGTGCGGCATTGGGGCTTTTATTTCGGGTTCGGAGCGAAGCCCTCGAAGCTTATGCTGCGGCACCCAGGGTTAGAGCCAGATGGGCGCACGTGTGA
- the murG gene encoding undecaprenyldiphospho-muramoylpentapeptide beta-N-acetylglucosaminyltransferase, which produces MGARVMIMAGGTGGHVYPALAVARELLSRGHEVVWMGTRQGLEARVVPAAGIPVEWLSVSGLRGKGWMATLRFPFMLTKACLQALRILRRAKPDVVLGMGGFVSGPGGLIARLLGIPLVLHEQNRIPGTTNRWLARRAQAVLEAFPESFGPKIAAHCTGNPVREEIVTLRREVGARWDEPLKILVLGGSQGARALNEIVPEALARVDMPIRVFHQTGEAMRAKTAVRYAQLRISARVEAFVEDMAEAYAWADLVVCRAGAMTISELTAAGLPSILVPYPYAIDDHQTHNARYLVDNGAAIMIPQSELSAERLANEITALMRDPVRLKTMAEHAAALAKPEAAQAVAEICLNEANREAA; this is translated from the coding sequence ATGGGCGCACGTGTGATGATCATGGCCGGCGGTACCGGCGGTCACGTGTATCCCGCCCTTGCGGTTGCCCGGGAATTGTTGTCCCGCGGACACGAGGTGGTCTGGATGGGGACACGGCAAGGGTTGGAAGCGCGGGTCGTGCCGGCCGCTGGCATACCCGTGGAATGGTTGTCGGTATCGGGTTTGCGCGGCAAAGGGTGGATGGCAACGTTGAGATTTCCATTCATGTTGACAAAAGCTTGTCTGCAGGCTTTGCGCATTTTGCGCCGCGCCAAGCCCGACGTGGTCCTCGGAATGGGAGGGTTCGTATCGGGCCCGGGCGGACTCATCGCGCGTTTACTGGGTATTCCTTTAGTATTGCACGAGCAAAACCGTATCCCAGGAACTACCAATCGCTGGCTCGCTCGGAGGGCACAAGCGGTTCTGGAAGCGTTTCCGGAAAGCTTCGGACCTAAGATAGCCGCACACTGCACAGGAAATCCGGTACGGGAGGAAATCGTCACGCTAAGACGGGAAGTCGGTGCAAGATGGGACGAGCCGCTAAAGATTTTGGTCCTCGGCGGCAGTCAAGGCGCTAGGGCATTGAACGAGATCGTACCGGAGGCTCTTGCGCGGGTTGACATGCCCATTCGCGTTTTTCATCAGACCGGGGAGGCTATGCGCGCCAAAACGGCAGTTCGCTATGCACAGTTAAGAATTTCGGCGCGCGTAGAGGCCTTTGTCGAGGACATGGCCGAGGCTTATGCCTGGGCGGATCTGGTGGTCTGCCGCGCAGGGGCGATGACCATCAGCGAACTAACCGCCGCGGGTTTGCCGTCGATCCTGGTGCCGTATCCGTACGCCATAGACGATCATCAAACTCATAACGCCCGATACTTGGTCGATAACGGTGCGGCCATCATGATCCCGCAATCCGAACTGTCCGCCGAGCGTCTTGCCAACGAAATCACTGCGCTGATGCGGGATCCGGTCCGGCTGAAAACGATGGCCGAGCATGCCGCGGCTCTGGCGAAACCGGAGGCGGCCCAAGCGGTTGCCGAGATTTGCTTGAATGAGGCGAACCGTGAAGCTGCCTGA
- the murC gene encoding UDP-N-acetylmuramate--L-alanine ligase produces MRRTVKLPEQIAGQYGMNRIRRIHLVGIGGTGMCGIAEVLLNLGYQVSGSDLNENANTRRLAELGAKIFLGHSPEHVAESEVVVVSSAVSRSNVEVVSARSQKIPVISRAEMLAELMRFRYGIAVAGTHGKTTTTSLAASVLAEAGLDPTFVIGGRLNSVGTNAQLGKGSYLVAEADESDASFLYLQPMIAVVTNIDRDHMETYSGDFGKVKKAFVEFLHHVPFYGLAVLCLDDPGVRDILPEISKPMRTYGFSEEADVRAVNIRQDGLRSHFTVLRPGHDEPLDVSLNLPGRHNILNALSVIAVGAELGISDEIIQRALRGFRGIGRRFQINAEVPFGGSVVTFVDDYGHHPREIAATLDSARQAWPNRRLVLVFQPHRYTRTRDLFEDFVEVLSRADVLVLLDVYAAGEAPLIGADGRALSRAIRVRGQIDPVFVGNMNDLTEVLPGIIEPGDVVLTLGAGSVGQIAVELPLCLTGTPVGAIQ; encoded by the coding sequence ATGAGGCGAACCGTGAAGCTGCCTGAACAAATCGCTGGACAGTACGGTATGAACCGCATCCGCCGCATTCACCTCGTCGGGATCGGCGGAACCGGCATGTGTGGCATTGCCGAAGTTCTTTTGAATCTGGGATATCAGGTTTCGGGGTCGGATCTCAACGAAAACGCCAATACACGCCGTCTGGCCGAACTCGGCGCAAAAATATTTCTCGGTCACTCGCCTGAGCACGTCGCGGAATCCGAAGTCGTGGTCGTTTCCAGTGCCGTCAGTCGATCCAATGTCGAAGTCGTTTCCGCGCGTTCCCAGAAGATTCCGGTCATTTCGCGGGCGGAGATGCTCGCCGAATTGATGCGCTTCCGGTACGGCATCGCCGTCGCCGGCACTCACGGCAAAACCACGACCACCAGTCTGGCGGCGAGTGTACTTGCGGAAGCCGGGCTCGACCCGACTTTTGTTATCGGTGGGCGTCTCAACAGCGTTGGCACCAACGCCCAGCTCGGGAAAGGCTCGTATCTGGTCGCTGAAGCAGACGAAAGTGATGCCTCGTTTCTCTACCTGCAGCCAATGATCGCCGTGGTCACGAATATCGATCGGGACCACATGGAAACCTATAGCGGCGACTTTGGCAAAGTGAAGAAAGCTTTTGTCGAATTCCTGCATCATGTGCCTTTTTACGGTCTGGCCGTGCTGTGCCTGGACGATCCGGGCGTTAGGGACATTCTTCCCGAAATCAGCAAGCCGATGAGAACCTACGGTTTTAGCGAAGAAGCCGACGTACGCGCCGTGAATATCCGTCAAGACGGCTTGCGTTCGCACTTTACCGTGCTGAGGCCCGGTCATGACGAGCCGCTGGACGTGAGTCTGAATCTTCCGGGACGCCACAACATACTGAACGCCCTATCCGTGATCGCGGTGGGGGCAGAGTTGGGAATCTCCGACGAAATCATCCAGCGCGCTTTGCGGGGATTCCGGGGGATCGGACGGCGTTTTCAGATCAACGCCGAGGTGCCTTTCGGCGGTTCCGTGGTCACCTTCGTCGACGATTACGGGCATCATCCGCGGGAGATAGCGGCGACACTCGATTCTGCCCGGCAGGCCTGGCCCAACCGTCGACTGGTATTGGTTTTTCAACCCCATCGTTACACGAGGACTCGTGATTTGTTCGAGGATTTCGTGGAGGTTCTCTCCCGGGCCGACGTGCTGGTGTTGCTCGACGTTTATGCCGCTGGCGAAGCACCGTTGATCGGTGCGGATGGGCGTGCGCTATCTAGAGCGATCCGGGTGCGGGGCCAGATCGATCCGGTGTTTGTCGGAAACATGAACGATTTGACGGAAGTTCTGCCGGGCATCATTGAACCAGGCGACGTGGTTTTGACTTTGGGGGCCGGGAGCGTCGGGCAAATTGCGGTCGAACTGCCTCTTTGCTTGACCGGAACGCCGGTCGGGGCAATCCAGTGA
- the murB gene encoding UDP-N-acetylmuramate dehydrogenase, giving the protein MSASRPVGLRGELRFNEPLANHTSWRVGGPADRFYLPADADDLILFLRSLHPDEPVFWLGLGSNLLVRDGGIRGTVICTRNRLRQLRRKDHQSIYVEVGVPCAHVARFCLEQALTGAEFLAGIPGTMGGALAMNAGAFGGETWSLVQRILTVDRTGVLWDREPADFVIGYRSVKKPENEWFLACELRLRSGDTAVGRKRIRDLLAKRNASQPINLPSCGSVFRNPQGDYAARLIEACGLKGYRIGGAYVSEKHANFIINSGAATAADIEALILLIQARVEEKFGQRLVPEVRIVGERSRGESE; this is encoded by the coding sequence GTGAGCGCATCCCGTCCGGTAGGGCTGAGGGGCGAACTGCGCTTTAACGAGCCGCTGGCGAACCACACCTCTTGGCGTGTTGGCGGACCAGCCGATCGTTTTTATTTGCCGGCAGATGCAGACGATTTGATTCTGTTTTTACGCTCGCTTCACCCCGATGAGCCGGTTTTTTGGTTGGGTTTGGGCAGTAATCTACTGGTCCGAGATGGGGGAATCAGAGGTACGGTCATTTGTACCCGAAACCGGTTGAGACAGCTTCGGCGCAAAGACCACCAATCCATTTATGTTGAGGTAGGCGTGCCTTGCGCTCACGTTGCCCGGTTCTGTTTGGAACAGGCGTTAACCGGTGCCGAATTCTTGGCGGGGATTCCGGGGACCATGGGTGGTGCTTTGGCGATGAACGCAGGGGCGTTCGGGGGCGAGACATGGTCGCTGGTGCAACGGATATTGACGGTCGATCGTACCGGCGTGTTGTGGGACCGCGAGCCGGCTGATTTTGTCATCGGCTACCGTAGTGTGAAGAAGCCAGAAAATGAATGGTTTCTGGCCTGTGAACTCCGGCTTCGGTCCGGCGACACGGCGGTCGGCCGCAAGCGAATCAGAGATTTGTTGGCGAAACGGAACGCATCGCAGCCCATTAATTTGCCGAGTTGTGGTTCAGTGTTCCGGAACCCGCAAGGTGATTACGCGGCGCGTCTCATCGAAGCCTGCGGGTTAAAGGGGTATCGTATCGGAGGCGCTTATGTTTCCGAGAAGCATGCCAATTTCATTATCAACTCCGGCGCGGCCACGGCAGCGGATATCGAGGCACTGATATTGCTCATCCAGGCAAGGGTAGAAGAGAAATTTGGGCAGCGCTTGGTTCCGGAGGTTCGGATCGTAGGCGAAAGATCGCGAGGAGAGAGTGAATGA
- a CDS encoding D-alanine--D-alanine ligase — MNKRIQNPAEFGRVAVLMGGAAAEREISLKSGQAVLAALLNNNIDAVGIDVGENPIEPLLGQGFDRVFNIIHGRGGEDGVLQGALEALGLPYTGSGVLASALSMDKLRTKLCWLGAGLPTPRWMKLRGPEDADRCADFLGFPVIVKPAQEGSSIGMGRAENKNELLEAWERASHYNCAVFAETWIVGQEYTASILDGEALPLIRLETPRAFYDFDAKYRAETTRYHCPTGLPLEKETALQQLALQACDTLGVTGWARVDFLVDQNDQPWLIEVNTVPGMTDHSLVPMAARAAGLSFEELTWRILETSFRRGGEGDAAV; from the coding sequence ATGAACAAGCGAATCCAGAATCCGGCCGAATTCGGACGTGTCGCCGTATTGATGGGTGGAGCCGCCGCCGAGCGCGAAATTTCCTTGAAGAGCGGTCAAGCGGTACTGGCAGCTTTGTTGAATAACAACATTGATGCTGTAGGTATCGACGTTGGGGAAAACCCGATCGAGCCGCTTCTCGGACAAGGTTTCGATCGCGTGTTCAACATCATCCATGGCCGTGGCGGTGAAGACGGTGTCCTACAGGGCGCATTGGAAGCCTTAGGATTGCCCTATACCGGCAGTGGAGTGCTGGCTTCTGCCCTGAGCATGGACAAGCTCAGGACTAAGCTGTGCTGGCTCGGAGCCGGGTTGCCGACGCCACGCTGGATGAAGCTTCGGGGTCCCGAGGACGCGGATCGGTGCGCGGATTTCCTGGGGTTCCCGGTGATTGTGAAACCCGCTCAGGAGGGATCCAGCATCGGTATGGGGCGGGCCGAAAACAAGAATGAACTGTTAGAAGCGTGGGAACGCGCTTCACACTATAATTGCGCGGTTTTTGCCGAGACTTGGATCGTCGGTCAGGAATATACCGCGAGCATACTCGATGGCGAGGCCTTACCGCTGATTCGCTTGGAAACGCCGCGTGCCTTTTACGATTTCGATGCCAAATACCGCGCTGAGACGACTCGCTATCATTGCCCCACTGGACTTCCGCTCGAAAAGGAGACGGCGCTTCAGCAACTGGCTTTGCAAGCTTGCGACACACTGGGTGTTACCGGCTGGGCTCGGGTGGACTTTCTGGTCGATCAAAATGATCAGCCGTGGTTGATCGAAGTCAATACGGTCCCCGGCATGACCGATCACAGTTTGGTTCCGATGGCGGCCAGGGCGGCCGGCTTGTCGTTCGAGGAATTGACTTGGCGGATATTGGAAACGAGTTTTCGGCGCGGCGGAGAGGGCGATGCCGCGGTCTAG
- a CDS encoding cell division protein FtsQ/DivIB has protein sequence MPRSRKLPVRVSYFLGLSALCTFAAISNDFSALKGLMPIRYVRVEGEIRNLDVEAFERTLLPLTQVGYLQVNLRGIEDAAKSFPWLDRVQVTRLWPDTLVLKIVEQKPVARTHDGSLINDRGTRFSPGNIQAYASLPMLDGPPGQEKQLLNTLYRLNRTLKQKGMRVDALRLTGRRAWSARLTSGMEIEFGKQDPVRALERLLGLLPRLGEARTAALQKVDLRYPNGFAVIFRPQSGADQVSLMRSDRLERSRIRSRAYS, from the coding sequence ATGCCGCGGTCTAGAAAATTGCCCGTCAGGGTGTCGTACTTCTTGGGGCTTTCGGCTCTTTGCACATTTGCGGCGATCAGCAACGATTTCAGCGCGCTCAAAGGGCTTATGCCTATACGTTATGTGCGTGTCGAGGGCGAGATCCGAAATCTCGATGTGGAGGCGTTCGAAAGGACGCTGCTGCCGTTGACCCAAGTCGGATATCTTCAAGTCAATTTGCGTGGCATAGAAGATGCCGCGAAATCATTTCCCTGGTTGGATCGCGTGCAGGTGACGCGGCTTTGGCCCGATACCCTGGTGTTGAAAATCGTTGAGCAAAAACCGGTTGCCCGAACCCACGACGGCAGTTTGATCAATGATCGCGGAACGCGGTTTTCGCCTGGAAACATTCAAGCGTACGCAAGCTTGCCTATGCTCGACGGTCCGCCAGGGCAGGAGAAGCAGCTTTTGAACACGCTTTATCGATTGAACAGAACGTTGAAACAGAAAGGGATGCGGGTCGATGCTCTCAGGCTTACGGGGCGGAGGGCGTGGAGCGCTCGTCTGACGAGCGGCATGGAGATCGAGTTCGGAAAGCAGGATCCCGTCCGTGCTTTGGAGCGCCTTTTGGGCCTGTTGCCGCGCCTGGGCGAGGCGCGTACTGCGGCGCTCCAGAAAGTGGACTTGCGCTACCCGAACGGATTCGCAGTGATTTTCCGGCCGCAATCCGGAGCGGATCAGGTTTCCCTGATGCGGTCGGACCGCTTGGAGCGAAGCCGAATTCGGAGCAGGGCGTATTCCTGA
- the ftsA gene encoding cell division protein FtsA produces the protein MARKSDRNLIVGLDIGTSKVACIVGELNEDGEIEVVGIGTHPSRGLKKGVVVNLETTVQSIQRAVEEAELMAGCRIQSVYAGIAGSHINSMNSHGIVAIKDKEVTQSDVDRVIDSARAVAIPADQKILHILPQEFVIDRQEGIKEPVGMSGIRLEARVHIVTGAVSAAQNIVKCIRRCGLEVEDIILEQLASCTAVLTEDEKELGVCLVDIGGGTTDVAVFTDGAIRHTAVIPIAGDQVTNDIAVALRTPTQFAEEIKIKHACALTQLAKLEDTIEVPSIGDRPARQISRLNLAEIVEPRYEELLLLVQQELRRSGFEDLIAAGIVLSGGSAKVEGLVELAEEIFHMPVRLGLPQYVTGLTDVIRNPIYATGVGLLLFGNQHQALAGRYMPLGTGIRGLLARMKNWFTGNF, from the coding sequence ATGGCTAGAAAATCAGATCGAAATCTCATCGTCGGTTTGGACATCGGCACCTCCAAGGTCGCTTGCATTGTCGGCGAGCTGAACGAAGACGGTGAAATTGAGGTGGTGGGCATCGGAACGCACCCGTCCCGTGGCTTAAAAAAAGGGGTGGTGGTCAATCTAGAGACTACGGTGCAATCGATCCAGCGGGCCGTCGAGGAAGCCGAACTGATGGCGGGTTGCCGGATTCAGTCGGTCTATGCGGGGATCGCGGGTAGCCATATCAACAGCATGAATTCGCACGGCATCGTTGCCATCAAGGATAAGGAAGTCACTCAGAGCGACGTGGATCGCGTGATCGATTCGGCGCGCGCGGTGGCCATTCCGGCGGATCAGAAGATCCTTCACATTCTGCCGCAGGAGTTTGTCATCGATCGTCAGGAAGGGATCAAGGAGCCCGTCGGCATGTCCGGGATCCGTCTCGAAGCCCGTGTGCATATCGTTACCGGGGCGGTCAGTGCGGCACAAAACATCGTCAAGTGCATTCGACGCTGTGGTCTCGAAGTCGAAGACATCATTCTGGAACAGCTCGCGTCTTGTACAGCTGTGTTGACAGAGGACGAGAAGGAGCTCGGGGTTTGCTTGGTGGATATCGGCGGCGGCACAACCGACGTCGCGGTATTCACCGACGGAGCGATTCGCCATACGGCCGTCATTCCCATTGCCGGCGATCAGGTGACGAACGATATTGCAGTCGCGCTTAGAACGCCAACCCAGTTTGCCGAAGAAATCAAGATCAAACACGCCTGTGCGTTAACCCAATTGGCCAAGCTGGAGGACACGATCGAGGTACCCAGCATCGGCGATAGACCGGCGCGCCAGATTTCCCGCCTGAATCTCGCTGAAATTGTCGAGCCGCGTTACGAGGAGTTGCTGTTGCTAGTGCAGCAGGAACTGCGCCGGAGCGGTTTCGAGGATTTGATCGCGGCCGGGATCGTGCTGAGCGGTGGTAGCGCCAAGGTCGAGGGATTAGTCGAGTTAGCGGAAGAAATTTTTCACATGCCGGTACGCTTGGGTTTGCCGCAATACGTCACCGGTCTGACCGATGTGATTCGCAATCCGATTTATGCGACCGGCGTCGGATTGCTTTTGTTCGGCAATCAGCACCAGGCGCTGGCAGGGAGATACATGCCTTTGGGAACCGGCATCAGAGGGTTGTTGGCAAGGATGAAAAATTGGTTCACGGGGAATTTTTAG
- the ftsZ gene encoding cell division protein FtsZ, which translates to MQFELVDSYSQNAVIKVIGVGGGGGNAVNHMVNSHVEGVEFICANTDAQALKSIKAKSVIQLGNALTKGLGAGANPEIGRQAALDDRDRIMEVLEGADMVFITAGMGGGTGTGAAPVIAEIAKEAGILTVAVVTKPFPFEGKKRRSVAEKGIEELGQFVDSLITIPNEKLLTVLGKDVSLINAFAAANDVLLGAVQGIADLITRPGLINVDFADVRTVMSEMGMAMMGTGVGTGEHRARQAAEKAIASPLLEDINLQGARGVLVNVTACQTLSIGEFNEVGDAIRDFASDDAIVVIGTAIDPELDDEVRVTVVATGLSNQRQTNEAPIKLVHKHTGEIDYDQLQRPTVIRKQPKHDVRAETKKDMDLDYLDIPAFLRRQAD; encoded by the coding sequence ATGCAATTCGAATTAGTGGATTCTTATAGCCAAAATGCGGTAATCAAGGTTATCGGGGTCGGTGGTGGTGGCGGAAACGCCGTAAATCATATGGTCAACAGCCATGTCGAAGGGGTCGAATTCATATGCGCCAATACCGATGCGCAAGCATTAAAGAGTATTAAGGCAAAATCGGTGATTCAATTGGGAAATGCGCTGACCAAAGGATTAGGGGCGGGAGCGAACCCGGAAATCGGTCGGCAGGCGGCATTGGACGACCGCGATCGCATCATGGAAGTTCTGGAAGGAGCCGACATGGTTTTCATTACGGCCGGTATGGGGGGCGGAACCGGGACGGGAGCGGCGCCTGTGATTGCCGAGATTGCCAAGGAGGCCGGTATTCTTACGGTTGCTGTTGTAACCAAACCGTTTCCATTCGAGGGTAAGAAACGCCGCAGCGTGGCCGAAAAGGGCATTGAGGAACTCGGGCAGTTCGTCGATTCGCTGATTACGATTCCGAACGAGAAGCTTCTGACGGTGTTGGGTAAAGACGTCAGTCTGATCAACGCATTTGCCGCAGCGAACGACGTTTTGCTTGGCGCTGTGCAGGGCATTGCCGATCTCATCACCCGCCCAGGGCTCATCAACGTGGATTTTGCCGACGTGCGTACGGTAATGTCCGAGATGGGGATGGCCATGATGGGTACTGGCGTCGGGACAGGCGAACACCGCGCGCGCCAGGCTGCGGAAAAGGCCATCGCCAGCCCCTTGCTCGAAGACATTAATCTGCAAGGTGCGCGCGGCGTTCTGGTCAATGTGACCGCATGCCAGACGCTCTCCATAGGCGAATTCAACGAAGTGGGCGACGCGATAAGAGACTTCGCTTCGGATGATGCGATCGTCGTGATCGGTACCGCCATCGATCCGGAGTTGGATGACGAAGTGAGGGTTACAGTGGTTGCTACGGGTTTGAGCAACCAGCGCCAGACCAACGAGGCGCCGATCAAATTGGTGCATAAGCACACCGGTGAAATCGATTATGACCAGTTACAGCGTCCGACGGTAATCCGCAAGCAACCCAAGCACGATGTACGCGCGGAGACGAAGAAAGATATGGACCTTGATTATTTGGATATCCCGGCATTTTTGCGGCGCCAAGCCGACTGA